The DNA sequence AGTCTACTATTCATTAAGAAAATTTAAATACTGCTTTCTTTTCTTAAATGATGAAGTAAACACTTCACTAAAATAAAACCAAATATTATGAATAATTTGTGACGAATCGATATAAATTATTCATTAATACAAAATAATGGATTAAATTCCATAAACCTATATCTTATTCTTTTTAATAAAGATGGGGTAAGAAAAATCTTTTATCCCTCACTCAAAAAGTTAAAGAGAACACCCTCTTCCCATCAAAGGAGGGAAAGCTAAGAGTCCAACTACTTCGCTATACATATAGTTGAATTAATCCACTAAAGCAGATCGTTGAACTAACAAAAAAAGTCCTTAGAATATTTCTATTCTAAGGACGTAAATTACGCGGTACCACCTTAGTTGCAAGAGTCTAAAAAAAGTAGTCTCTTACCTCTCTCATCTTTTAACGCAAGAATACGGCAATCATTACTTAAATTTCACAATTGCAACTCCGAGGTGAGTTCATAAGTGTTCTATACGAATTTACACCAACCATTCGCTCTCTACAATAGTCCCAACTTACTACTAGTCCTCTTCACGGTTCATATAAGTTTATTCTAGAAAAATTATATCAAACCTTTCACAAAAAACAAGATTTTTTATAAAAAAACGTCATAAAACAATATCTCGTGCCACTAATTCACATCTATGATAAAATAAAAGACGATAAACAAACAACATACCACAATCCTCATCATTTTAAAGGACTATCTTAAATGATTCATTCGTGATTGATTTGATAAAAAGAATATACTAAAAACAGGAGGAATAGATAGATGAACAATCCGTTTCCATACAGCTATGCTGATAAACGATACCATACATTAAACTATCATTTACGTGAAAAATATAACCAAAAAATCTTCAAAGTCATGATTAATGCTGGATTTACTTGCCCAAATATTGATGGAACGGTTAAATACGGTGGATGTACGTTCTGTAGTACCAAAGGTAGTGGTGACTTTGCTGGAAATCCAGAAGACAACTTAAAAACTCAATTTAATCAAGTCAAAGAGATGATGCATCAAAAATGGCCTGAAGCAGGATACATCGCCTATTTCCAAGCTTTCTCAAATACACATGCACCACTTGAAGTCTTAAAACGTAAATACGAAGCTGTGCTAGAATGTGATCCTAATATCGTCGCTCTTTCAATTGGGACACGTCCTGACTGTTTACCAGATGATGTCGTCGACTACTTAGGTGAATTAAACAAAGAAGTCGATTTATGGGTAGAACTTGGGCTTCAATCAATGCATGATAAAACAGGAAAACTTATTAACCGCGGACATGATTATCAAACATTAGTCGAAGGAGTTAACAAACTTCGCGCGAAAAATATCGACGTTATCATTCATATCATTAATGGATTACCAGGTGAAACACATGAAATGATGTTAGAAACGGCGAAAGCTGTAGCAGGACTTGATGTCCAAGGGATCAAAATTCATTTACTTCACGTCATTGAAGGAACACCAATGCACAAAATGTTAGACAAAGGGATGTTAACACTCATGGAGAAAGATGAGTATATCGACTTAGTGGTTGATCAATTAGAAATCTTACCCCCTGAAATGGTTATCCATCGTTTAACAGGTGATGCCGTTCGTGAAGAATTAGTTGGACCGATGTGGAGTTTAAAAAAATGGGAAGTTTTAAATGCAATTGATGATCGCTTAAAAGAGCGTAACACGTACCAAGGGCGACTTTATCAAAAACCGGAGGAAAACTAAGATGGCACAAACATTAGAACGCGTTCTTCCCTTTTCAAAAAATTTATTAGAAAAAGCTTTAAAACCAGGTGATGTTGCGATTGATGGAACAGCTGGTAATGGTTATGATACGTTATTTTTAGCAGAACTTGTTGGTGAGTCAGGCCATGTTTATAGCTTTGATGTCCAAGAAGAAGCCATTCAAAGCACGCAAACTAAGTTAAAAGAAGCTGATATTAACCATGTAACTTTAATTCATGATGGACATCAACATGTCCTAAACTATGTGCAGCAACCAATTAGCGCGGCGATTTTTAATCTAGGTTACCTTCCTGGTAGTGATCAAAGTATTACGACTCATGGTGAAACGACATGGAAAGCTGTCACTGACATTTTAAGCTTATTAAAGAAAAATGGAATTATTATTTTAGTTGTGTATCATGGACATGAGGAAGGAAAAGTGGAACGCCACTATCTAGAGCAGTGTTTTGAAACACTAGATACTAAAACAACTCAAGTCTTAACGTACCAATTCATTAACCGACCAACGGCTCCATTCATTGTCGCCATCGAAAAACTACATTAAAAAAGCTACTTTAATAGTAGCTTTTTTTGTTCCTTAATTTGTAATGATAAAAGAAATAAAACTTCAGAAAATACCACTACCCATATACCTATACATTCATGATTACTTTACAAACTTTCTCGTATGATGGAATAAAAAGCGGGCACGAAAACCGAGTTTTTTAATGATTTGTTTTTGAACGATACGAAGTTGAGGATTTTTCTTCACACCTTCTGCTAAGTATAATGCGAAGAGTCCATCATTAATCGTTTGATGAAATCCTTTCTCCGGTAAGAGCCTTATCTGCTGTTGGGCCTCGTAGTAAACGTCAAGAATCCGATAAATTCCCTCTTCAAAGTTATGATAATAAGAAAAGAAATTAAGTTCTCCTTCTTCGATATCTTCCTCTAAATCAATTAGATAATCAAGCATAATATGAAGTTCTTGCACCGCTGGAAACATTGCTTGAAAAATACACTCAGGTTGGATTTGATAACGGTCTTGATTCATCGCATAAGCCACCATCGTAAAAATTCCAAGTGTTGAACCACAGGCTGCACCAAACTCAAACCAAGTTAAATCACCTGCTAATCGTTTTTGCTGACTTCTTAATTGAATTAATCGAACTTCCCGCTCTGATACTTTTAAATGCTTATAAACTTGTAAATCTACATACAATCCAGCTAAGCGACCAAGCCAAGAAGCATAAAGCGAATAGTGAGGAATCTTTTTTAATGATTCTTGGCACAAGCGGACAAGCATATTCAAATAGCCTCCATCGAGTTGCTGTGTTTGATACTGATAATAATTTGGAGCATGAGGAGTTAGTTTAAAGACATCTAATAACGACTGATGTAAACGACGAAAATTCGTTTCATTAATAACATTTGTTTGATCGACTAAATTATCTAAATAGTCACACATCGTCTGATAAGCCGTCATAAATTTTAAATAATCGGCTTGATACTCTTCACTTACTAAGGCTGCATAAAAAGATGCTCCATAGCAATGAAAAGCTTTTTTTGAAAGACTCGCTAACGCTTCTTTCTTTAATTTCGGATCGGTAATTTGTTGCGCATGTTGTTCATATAAACTTAAAAATGATTTCGTCTTAGGTTGATACGATTTATAAAAAGCTTTCATTAAGGCTGGATAGAACATGTTTTCACCTCTCAATCGATACCTCTATAGTGTAGACCAAGGTTCCAGCGTTCAATCATCATTTGACTGAAATGTCATTCATTCTTACAGAAACCTCTTCTTTTCGACAGACGTAACCGATTACAACCTTTCCCTATTCCCCTTAGTTTTCTACTTTTTTACAAATGTAGATGTTATAATGATTGTGTATTTATGGAAAAGGAGGAATAAATAGTGAGGGGAAGCAAATTACAAAAACTACTACATGTTCTAAAAAAACATGATCATAAAAACGACGTCTATAACTATGCCATTCCTGATTTATGGAATGCATGGAACTATCAAGGAGAGGAAATGGTGCGTACTAGTTGGGGGGAACTCATCGTTAATCCATACAACTTCTATAGTGAAGTGATCCAATCCTACATTTTGCCTCAGGCTAAAGACGACGTTAACTATAATCAATCGCTAAGTCAAATCAAGCAATCATATGAAGCTAAACCAGGCTATTTAGGGGGAGACTGGATTAAAGATTCAGTGGTTTATTCAATGATGGTTCGAACATCGACAGCTTGGGACCATGACCGAAGTGGAGATTTAGAGAACCATAACTTATACGATTTAAATGAAACAGGGACATTCGTAAAATCATTAGCATTACTTCCATTACTAAAGAAAATGGGAGTCGATACAGTTTATATGCTCCCAATTTCAAAATTTTCATTAAAAGATAAAAAAGGTGAATTAGGATCACCTTATGGCGTTTGCAACTTCTTTGAAATCGATCCTAGCTTAAAAGATAACATGACAGGTTCAGAGTTAACTGTTGAGGAAGAATTCCAAGCATTTGTTGAAGCTTGTCATATTTTAGATATGAAAGTGATGATTGACATCATCCCTAGAACAAATTCAGTTGAAAGTGATTTAATTTTAGAACATCCGGATTGGTTCTATTGGGTATATACCGATACATTCCACGAGTATTATCCACCATATGTTCCAGGACTCGGAAGTACCTTACCACCGAAACCAGAATATTTACCTTATGTGTATTCATCACAAGCAGTATGGAATCATATTCATAAATTCTCATATGCACCAAACATCATTGATCCTGAAAAATGGGAGCGCGTGGTAGAAGAATATCGCCAAACACCAGGGGCTTCTATTTTAGATTTAGTTAGCCGTGAATTCGGTTTAACTGTTGCACCAGCCTTCTCAGATCATATTAATGATGTGCAACCACCATGGACAGATGTCACGTTCTTCCGTATGTATATGGACCATCCGGTGGAAAGCCAAAAATACTTAGGCGGACAAGAGTTACCACCTTATATCTTATTTGATACAATTAAATCAAATTTATATAAAGGAAATATCATTAACGAAGGATTATGGGCAACTTTATCTAACATTATTCCATTCTATCAACAAAATTATGGAATTGATGGGGCTCGTATCGATATGGGACATGCTCTTCCGTCTGAACTCATCCATCGTATCATTGCCAATGCACGTACGAACGATCCAGACTTCTGCTTCATCGCTGAGGAGCTACAAGATGAAAATGCAAAAGTATCACGCGATAACGGATATAACATGATTATCGGTTATGGATTCTTCCAAGAACCTCGTACGTATGAGCATCGTACACACAAATTCATGTATGATTCACGTCACTTACCATGTCCTGTGTTTGCTGGAGGAGAAACTCATGATACCCCTCGCTTAGCTGCACGTGAAGGCGGACGTACGTTATCTAAAATGTTAACCGTTATGAACATGTTCATGCCAAATGGAGTTCCATTCATTAACTCTGGACAAGAAGTTTATGAAATTCAACCGATGAATACAGGTCTTGATTGCCGTAACTATGAGCAATATGTGTTACCGCACAACGATCGTTACTTTGGAAAGCTTGCACTCTTTGATAAATTCGCTATCCATTATCTGAATCATATGCGCTGGGAGTTACCAGATACACTAGAAGCTGTTTCAAAAATCCGCAAAGATCACTTAAGTACTTTTACGAAACTTGAAAACTTTGTATCGCTTGGATTTGATTACTTAAGTGACCCTGCGATTGGATTTGGATACATTGAGGAAGGAAAGCGCGGTCACTACAATAACAATGTTTTCATCATTGTAGCAAGCACTGATATGTATTCTCCAATTGATGTGACAGTTCATTTAGAGGATTTACGTACTCAATCAGGGAATACTTGGTGTACAGGTTCTTTATTATTCTCAACTCATGAATGGCAACGTGAAGTTCATGAATTTGATGGTAATCGTAATTTACGTGTTCACCTACAACCTGGTGAAGTTAAAATTATTAAACTATGATATAATAAAAGGTAACATCTCACGGTGTTACCTTTTTTATTGTAGGAGAGATTTTATGTCAGATCGCGTACTAAAGGTGGTTCTTTATAGTATTGGGAGTACCTTATTGATTTTAATAATTACCATTCCACTAATTGCGATGTTATGGATTAGTGGGATTCAGTATCATAGTCGTTGGAATATTCTTTTCTTTATCACTATGATTACCATCTTTGATTTATTAGCTGAGTATATAGGAAGAATGGCTGTCGATGGGTTTGCCACCCTCTTTTCATGGACAAGTAAAAAAAGATTACTTTTTCGTTATATCTTAGATTTTTTTATGACGCTACTTATTACTCACTTTGTTGACGAGTACTTCAAGGGAGTCTCTCTCTCAACAGGTGGCGAAATCATCTTTGCGATACTTATTCTTCTATTTACTGCCGTCCTCGAAATGAATACAAACGAGGAAAAGGAAGCATAAAGTTTCCTTTTTTTTATATAATAATAATATACCAAATAAAGGTGAAACTTGGTAGCGCTTCATTTGAAGTTTGTGTATAATAAAAATAGATAGAAAAAAGTTACCAAAAGGGGAGGAGCCTATTATGTATCAAAACATTTTAGTTGCCGTTGATGATAGTGCCAAGTCTAGACTAGCCTTTAAATCTGCTGTTGAAACTGCGGTAGCATTCAATGCAAAATTAACACTTTGTCATATTAAAAAGAACACCATTATTTACACACCGATTGATCCATCGGGGATGTTATCAACGACTTACATTTTCAAACAAGATTTCTCAAGCTATATGGATGAGGAATTAGAAAAATATAAAGAAGAGGCTCAAAAAGCAGGAATCAAAGAGGTTGAAATCGTCCAAACATACAGTTCATCACCAGGGCTTGCGATTGCTGAAGTGATCGCTCCAGGTTATGAAGCTGATTTAATCGTTTGTGGAGCAAGTAACAAATCAGGCTTTGACCGATTCTTACTCGGAAGCGTCTCACTTGATATCGTAAAACACGCAAAATGCGACGTCAACGTCATCCGCAACGGCGGAAAAAAATAACCTTTAAATCTAGATTAGCTGTATCTATAAGATACAGCTTTTTTCATATTCAAAATATAAAGTGATAGTTTGCCAAAGTATCGAAATAAAAGTGTGGGACATCTAAACGGAATGCGAAGCACATGGGATTAATCGTGCATTGATGCATGATTAATAGAACCGGCTCATTTAGCCAGAGCATTCCAATAAAAAGATGGCCCACACCCTTTATATTCTCTTATTAAATGCCTGACGCCTGTGTTCCTTAGAACCATTAACCTATTATTTTATTTTAAAAAATAATTCATAAACATATTGAGCATTTTTTAGTATATCTCTACTCATCCATACATCTTTTCATTACTTAATTTATAAAAATAATTATAATCATCAGGAGATTCTTGTACGAGAAAATACCTTTATTCATTTTGCAAAAGTATCGAAATAAAAGTGTGGGACATCTAAACGGAATGCGAAGCACATGGGATTAATCGTGCATTGATGCATGATTAATAGAACCGGCCCATTTAGCCGGAGCATTCCAATAAAAAGATGGCCCATCATGAAAGATTTCCGAAGAATATTGGGCCTCCTCCTTTATCTTTTATCATTAAATGCCTGATATCTGTGCTTTTTGGAGTAAAAATATAAATAAAAAAGGTGATTCCTCGAATCGAAGAATCACCTTGATAATCATTATCCTTGATAATTAACTAATGATAAGAATGATTTTGGATCTAGTGAAGCTCCACCAACTAATGCTCCGTCAATATGTTCTTGAGCCATTAACTCCTTAATATTTGACGGATTAACTGAACCTCCGTATTGAATACGGACCGCCTCAGCAACTTCACGTCCATACGCACGTTCAATTACACTACGAATATATCCAATCGTTTCATTCGCTTGCTCAGCTGTTGCTGTACGTCCCGTTCCAATTGCCCAAATTGGTTCATAGGCAATTACAACTCGTTTCACTTGTTCAACTGTTAATCCTTCTAATGCTGCAACTGTTTGAGTATCCACAACAGCATTTGTTGCTCCAGTTTCACGTTGTTCTAATGATTCACCGACACAAATAATTGGTGTTAATCCATTTTCAAATGCAGCGTGAACTTTTTTATTCACTGTTTCATCTGTCTCGTTAAACATTTCACGACGCTCACTGTGTCCTAATACGACGTAAGAAACGCCGATTGATGTTAGCATTTCAGGTGCCACTTCTCCTGTGTAAGCCCCAGCTGATTTAAAGTGCATATTTTGTGCCCCTACACGTAAAAAAGCCCCTTGACGTTTGACTAAACAGCGTAAGTAAGGAAATGGTGCACAAACTACTGATTCAACCACATCTGTTGAAGCAACATGATCTTTAACAGCATAAATAAATTGTAAAGCCTCATCACGCGTTTTATTCATTTTCCAGTTTCCTGCAATAATTGGTTTTCTCATTTCTCACACCTCATAATCTGTTCTTATTTTTCTGATATTTCCCCCATTGAAATATCATCTTCTTTTTGTTCTTGAACTTGTTCTTTCTTACCTTTTTTGGGTTTTGTTCGGAATAATCCTGTTGTATTAAATACAAGCTCGACTACTAGTATCGCAATCACTAACATCACTAATCCATAGAACTTCGATGACATGGTATATAGGATAGCAGTGAATGAGAACAATGCTGCGATTCCATATAAAACAAGTACGCTTTTCACATGCCCTAAATTACGATCTAATAATTGATGATGAACATGGCCACGATCAGGTTTAAAAGGGGATTGCCCATTTAGTATACGACGAATGATAGCCCAAATTGTATCGAAGATTGGAACAGATAGCATAACAATTGGGATAATAAATGAAACAAAAGCCGCATTCTTATACCCTAAAAGGGATAAAACAGATACAGAGAAGCCTAAAAATAGCGATCCTGTATCTCCCATAAAAATTTTTGCTGGATGAAAGTTATGAATTAAAAATCCTAATGTTGAACCGAGTAATAAACAAGACATCATTGCCACAAAGGCTTCTCCTTGATAAGCAGCTAAAATAGCCATTGTTCCAAATGAAATAGCTGATATTCCTGAAGATAAACCATCTAAACCGTCAATTAAATTAATAGAATTTGTAATCCCAACAATCCAGATGACCGTTACAATTCCACCTATCCACCCTAAATCAATTACAGGTAAAAACGGTAAATAAATCTTATCTATCATGAAATTTCCATACAAAACCATAATCAAAGCTGCAACTAACTGAACGAGAGCCTTTGGTTTAGCAGGTAATTCAAACATATCATCAAGCATCCCAGTAGCAACAATGAGAAAAGAAGCAATAAAATAAGCATCAATAAACGCTATTTCATCTTGATCAATCGCATATCCTTTCACTTTAAAAATCATGTAACCTAATAGAAAAGCAACATAAATCGCCAGTCCACCCATTCTAGGGATGATACGACTATGAACTTTACGTTTATTGGGTTGATCAACTGCATTGGTGAAATAAGCCAATTTCATCACATAAGGCGTAATTAAACACGCTATTATGAAGCATAAACTTATAATTAATAAGTAAATCATGATAGCACCTCAGGGTTAAATTTTATGTTATTATATCACATCTCAGTAGTTAACAGAAGTCTATAGTCAAAATCCCATCAGTTTCTCACGATTTTCCACCATATTTCTAATTTTTTAAATATAGGATTATCCCACCTTCCATCCTTCAATATGAGCCAATTCATCCATTACTTCCATAAACTCTTCCATAAAAATACTTAAAATGTCCTCATGTGCTTCATCTTCTTTTAAAGCTGTTTCTAATTCACGACTATATTCATACAACTCATCAGCCCCTAATTGACCTGCTAGTCCTTTAATGGTATGGACCGTACGAATAGCTTCATCCATATTCGACTCAATTAATTGTGGTAATTGCTCAACTACCATATAGAAATGCTTTCTAAAATTATGCGCAATACGTAGATATAAACGTGTATTTCCAGCAATACGTTCAAGTGCATAAGCAATGTTTAACATCGAACTTAGTTCAATTAATTGTTCAGCCTTGATTGGCTTCACTTCTAATGGTTTACAATTCAAGATGCGATACACACCATTGGATAACGTGTAATGATCCACTGGCTTTGGAACATACGCATCAACGCCATGACGTAAAATAAAATCTAGCTCTAAACATTGACTAACGCCCGTTAGTAAAATAACTTTAGCATCAGTATTAATTAACTTAATCGCCTTAAAGACATCCACACCGCTCATACCTGGCATAATGACATCTAGTAAAATACAATCATATTGACTAAATGTCTTAGCATAGTGCTTAATCGCACGCTTCGGATCTGAGAAAG is a window from the Turicibacter bilis genome containing:
- a CDS encoding class I SAM-dependent methyltransferase; its protein translation is MAQTLERVLPFSKNLLEKALKPGDVAIDGTAGNGYDTLFLAELVGESGHVYSFDVQEEAIQSTQTKLKEADINHVTLIHDGHQHVLNYVQQPISAAIFNLGYLPGSDQSITTHGETTWKAVTDILSLLKKNGIIILVVYHGHEEGKVERHYLEQCFETLDTKTTQVLTYQFINRPTAPFIVAIEKLH
- a CDS encoding YrvL family regulatory protein — its product is MSDRVLKVVLYSIGSTLLILIITIPLIAMLWISGIQYHSRWNILFFITMITIFDLLAEYIGRMAVDGFATLFSWTSKKRLLFRYILDFFMTLLITHFVDEYFKGVSLSTGGEIIFAILILLFTAVLEMNTNEEKEA
- a CDS encoding alpha-amylase family glycosyl hydrolase; the protein is MRGSKLQKLLHVLKKHDHKNDVYNYAIPDLWNAWNYQGEEMVRTSWGELIVNPYNFYSEVIQSYILPQAKDDVNYNQSLSQIKQSYEAKPGYLGGDWIKDSVVYSMMVRTSTAWDHDRSGDLENHNLYDLNETGTFVKSLALLPLLKKMGVDTVYMLPISKFSLKDKKGELGSPYGVCNFFEIDPSLKDNMTGSELTVEEEFQAFVEACHILDMKVMIDIIPRTNSVESDLILEHPDWFYWVYTDTFHEYYPPYVPGLGSTLPPKPEYLPYVYSSQAVWNHIHKFSYAPNIIDPEKWERVVEEYRQTPGASILDLVSREFGLTVAPAFSDHINDVQPPWTDVTFFRMYMDHPVESQKYLGGQELPPYILFDTIKSNLYKGNIINEGLWATLSNIIPFYQQNYGIDGARIDMGHALPSELIHRIIANARTNDPDFCFIAEELQDENAKVSRDNGYNMIIGYGFFQEPRTYEHRTHKFMYDSRHLPCPVFAGGETHDTPRLAAREGGRTLSKMLTVMNMFMPNGVPFINSGQEVYEIQPMNTGLDCRNYEQYVLPHNDRYFGKLALFDKFAIHYLNHMRWELPDTLEAVSKIRKDHLSTFTKLENFVSLGFDYLSDPAIGFGYIEEGKRGHYNNNVFIIVASTDMYSPIDVTVHLEDLRTQSGNTWCTGSLLFSTHEWQREVHEFDGNRNLRVHLQPGEVKIIKL
- a CDS encoding DUF2600 family protein yields the protein MFYPALMKAFYKSYQPKTKSFLSLYEQHAQQITDPKLKKEALASLSKKAFHCYGASFYAALVSEEYQADYLKFMTAYQTMCDYLDNLVDQTNVINETNFRRLHQSLLDVFKLTPHAPNYYQYQTQQLDGGYLNMLVRLCQESLKKIPHYSLYASWLGRLAGLYVDLQVYKHLKVSEREVRLIQLRSQQKRLAGDLTWFEFGAACGSTLGIFTMVAYAMNQDRYQIQPECIFQAMFPAVQELHIMLDYLIDLEEDIEEGELNFFSYYHNFEEGIYRILDVYYEAQQQIRLLPEKGFHQTINDGLFALYLAEGVKKNPQLRIVQKQIIKKLGFRARFLFHHTRKFVK
- the tpiA gene encoding triose-phosphate isomerase, translating into MRKPIIAGNWKMNKTRDEALQFIYAVKDHVASTDVVESVVCAPFPYLRCLVKRQGAFLRVGAQNMHFKSAGAYTGEVAPEMLTSIGVSYVVLGHSERREMFNETDETVNKKVHAAFENGLTPIICVGESLEQRETGATNAVVDTQTVAALEGLTVEQVKRVVIAYEPIWAIGTGRTATAEQANETIGYIRSVIERAYGREVAEAVRIQYGGSVNPSNIKELMAQEHIDGALVGGASLDPKSFLSLVNYQG
- a CDS encoding universal stress protein, whose product is MYQNILVAVDDSAKSRLAFKSAVETAVAFNAKLTLCHIKKNTIIYTPIDPSGMLSTTYIFKQDFSSYMDEELEKYKEEAQKAGIKEVEIVQTYSSSPGLAIAEVIAPGYEADLIVCGASNKSGFDRFLLGSVSLDIVKHAKCDVNVIRNGGKK
- a CDS encoding TIGR01212 family radical SAM protein (This family includes YhcC from E. coli K-12, an uncharacterized radical SAM protein.), with amino-acid sequence MNNPFPYSYADKRYHTLNYHLREKYNQKIFKVMINAGFTCPNIDGTVKYGGCTFCSTKGSGDFAGNPEDNLKTQFNQVKEMMHQKWPEAGYIAYFQAFSNTHAPLEVLKRKYEAVLECDPNIVALSIGTRPDCLPDDVVDYLGELNKEVDLWVELGLQSMHDKTGKLINRGHDYQTLVEGVNKLRAKNIDVIIHIINGLPGETHEMMLETAKAVAGLDVQGIKIHLLHVIEGTPMHKMLDKGMLTLMEKDEYIDLVVDQLEILPPEMVIHRLTGDAVREELVGPMWSLKKWEVLNAIDDRLKERNTYQGRLYQKPEEN
- a CDS encoding glycosyltransferase family 4 protein, encoding MIYLLIISLCFIIACLITPYVMKLAYFTNAVDQPNKRKVHSRIIPRMGGLAIYVAFLLGYMIFKVKGYAIDQDEIAFIDAYFIASFLIVATGMLDDMFELPAKPKALVQLVAALIMVLYGNFMIDKIYLPFLPVIDLGWIGGIVTVIWIVGITNSINLIDGLDGLSSGISAISFGTMAILAAYQGEAFVAMMSCLLLGSTLGFLIHNFHPAKIFMGDTGSLFLGFSVSVLSLLGYKNAAFVSFIIPIVMLSVPIFDTIWAIIRRILNGQSPFKPDRGHVHHQLLDRNLGHVKSVLVLYGIAALFSFTAILYTMSSKFYGLVMLVIAILVVELVFNTTGLFRTKPKKGKKEQVQEQKEDDISMGEISEK